In the Chlorobium limicola DSM 245 genome, one interval contains:
- a CDS encoding aspartate-semialdehyde dehydrogenase, producing MSSSDFRYRVAVLGATGLVGRTMIQVLEERNFPVDELVPLASPRSAGQIVRFKGREFITAVPSGEIFRNVDIALFSAGASASREWAPVAAAAGAVVIDNSSAFRMEPGIPLVVPEVNPEAIFKADGTPESIIANPNCSTIQMVVVLKPLHDRYGVKRVVVSTYQSVTGKGKAGRDALESELAGEEQEQFTHFHQIAFNAVPQIDTFTENGYTKEEMKMVNETRKIMGDEALAVSPTTVRIPVYGGHGESLNIELENEFDIDELRTLLASSPGILLQDDPSARIYPMPLTSYERDEVFAGRIRRDFWNPKTLNMWIVADNLRKGAATNAVQIAEVIAARQKEA from the coding sequence ATGAGCAGTTCAGATTTCCGCTACCGTGTTGCGGTGCTCGGAGCGACCGGACTTGTCGGGCGCACCATGATCCAGGTACTTGAAGAGAGAAATTTTCCCGTCGACGAACTCGTTCCGCTGGCCTCTCCGAGAAGCGCCGGCCAGATTGTCCGGTTTAAAGGCAGGGAGTTCATTACCGCAGTCCCATCCGGGGAGATTTTCCGCAATGTCGATATCGCGCTTTTCTCTGCCGGGGCATCGGCAAGCAGGGAGTGGGCTCCAGTCGCAGCAGCTGCCGGGGCGGTTGTTATCGATAACTCTTCGGCATTCCGTATGGAGCCCGGTATTCCTCTTGTTGTGCCCGAGGTCAATCCTGAAGCTATATTCAAGGCAGACGGCACTCCTGAGAGCATTATTGCCAATCCCAATTGTTCGACCATTCAGATGGTGGTTGTACTCAAGCCGCTGCACGACCGGTACGGCGTGAAGCGGGTGGTCGTTTCAACCTATCAGTCGGTAACCGGCAAAGGCAAGGCAGGCAGGGACGCTCTCGAAAGCGAGCTTGCCGGAGAGGAGCAGGAGCAGTTCACTCATTTTCACCAGATCGCCTTCAACGCCGTTCCGCAGATCGATACCTTTACCGAAAACGGATACACGAAGGAAGAGATGAAAATGGTTAACGAAACCCGCAAGATCATGGGCGATGAAGCTTTGGCGGTTTCTCCGACCACGGTGCGTATTCCGGTTTACGGCGGGCACGGCGAATCGTTGAATATCGAGCTTGAAAACGAGTTCGATATCGACGAACTCCGCACTCTTCTGGCTTCGTCTCCCGGTATCCTGCTTCAGGACGATCCTTCGGCGCGAATCTACCCCATGCCGCTCACCTCATACGAACGCGACGAGGTGTTTGCCGGACGAATACGGCGCGATTTCTGGAATCCGAAGACTCTGAATATGTGGATTGTTGCCGACAATCTCAGAAAAGGTGCAGCTACCAATGCCGTGCAGATTGCCGAGGTTATTGCCGCAAGGCAGAAGGAGGCCTGA
- a CDS encoding ComEA family DNA-binding protein: protein MNPLDRLAVRLSLTRAEISVISILVIFLVLGEAVRNFRSVRDADILVKQKEREQFSERETDSMLAIASGYANNLSAAGTPGTPEALTNADEAIYSGDFEEENPPKKKTARRSGKKVFSGTIAFNKASEKQLQQISGVGPVMAKRLVTFRASKGGRIERHEELLEVKGIGKKKLEILKKHLTLE, encoded by the coding sequence ATGAATCCCCTTGACAGGCTTGCTGTCAGGCTGAGCCTGACCAGAGCTGAAATCTCTGTCATCTCCATTCTCGTAATCTTTCTTGTGCTGGGCGAGGCAGTCAGAAATTTCCGGTCGGTACGCGATGCAGATATTCTTGTAAAACAAAAAGAACGCGAACAGTTTTCCGAAAGAGAAACCGACAGCATGCTCGCCATAGCATCAGGTTATGCAAATAACCTTTCTGCGGCAGGAACTCCCGGCACTCCCGAAGCATTGACCAATGCTGATGAAGCGATCTATTCCGGAGATTTTGAAGAAGAAAATCCTCCGAAAAAGAAAACGGCACGACGTTCCGGAAAAAAGGTATTCAGCGGAACCATAGCGTTCAATAAAGCCTCGGAGAAACAGCTCCAGCAGATTTCAGGAGTCGGACCGGTTATGGCGAAACGACTCGTTACGTTCAGGGCCTCCAAAGGCGGCAGAATAGAACGGCATGAAGAGTTGCTTGAAGTCAAGGGTATTGGAAAAAAGAAACTGGAAATCCTAAAAAAGCATCTTACGCTTGAGTAA